In Dyadobacter subterraneus, a single genomic region encodes these proteins:
- a CDS encoding FAD/NAD(P)-binding protein has product MPDKPVKTRIAILGGGPSALFIYKRFVEAVRTDLEIHIFEAKKLLGAGMPYSYEGANREHVTNVSDNEIPEIVTSIETWIKTLSKESLAKYNIEKENFNEYKVLPRLLFGQYLSAQFNLLLEKAKSDGLATIVHLGSKVIDIVDKPRSGKVEIETAEKEILEFDKVIICTGHKWPVKYEGIVPGYFDSPYPPAKLELKLNHPIAIKGSSLTAVDALRTLARNNGTFETDKNGKVKFLPSKDSPDFKLVMHSRNGLLPAVRFHLEDPLVSNDSLLSPEEIEKNKAENDGFLSLDFVFEKEFKDLFKDKDPKFYASIKDLSMEEFVDSMMSRRESAEPFSLFKKEYEEAEKSIKRKESIYWKEVLAILSFAMNYPAKYLSAEDMQRLQKILMPLISVVIAFVPQSSCEELLALHDAGKLEIISVGETGEAEPEKIKGGITYHYTDENGKEQSNYFETFVDCVGQPHLNYEAFPFGGLLENKAISPARIKFRSPEKAKDALTSGNKNIEKSGNDYYLKVPGITINDNFQIVDAKGKENDRIYIMAVPYIGGYNPDYSGLDFCEQASSNIVDTILDV; this is encoded by the coding sequence ATGCCTGACAAACCGGTAAAAACTCGTATTGCTATTCTGGGCGGAGGTCCCAGCGCGTTGTTTATTTATAAAAGATTTGTTGAAGCGGTTCGCACAGATCTGGAAATACACATTTTTGAAGCGAAAAAACTGTTGGGAGCAGGAATGCCTTACAGTTATGAAGGTGCTAACAGAGAGCACGTTACCAATGTTTCCGATAATGAAATACCCGAAATTGTCACGTCCATAGAAACCTGGATAAAAACACTTTCCAAAGAGAGTCTGGCTAAGTATAATATTGAGAAGGAAAATTTCAACGAATATAAAGTTTTACCTCGTCTGCTTTTTGGACAATATTTATCTGCGCAGTTTAATTTGCTGCTGGAAAAGGCAAAATCAGATGGCTTGGCCACAATTGTTCATTTAGGAAGCAAGGTGATTGATATCGTTGATAAACCCCGCTCCGGAAAGGTTGAGATTGAAACTGCTGAGAAAGAAATATTGGAATTTGACAAGGTTATAATCTGCACCGGGCATAAATGGCCGGTTAAATATGAAGGTATTGTACCAGGCTATTTTGATTCTCCATATCCGCCTGCCAAGCTTGAATTAAAACTTAATCATCCCATTGCAATCAAAGGATCTTCGCTTACGGCAGTTGATGCGCTCAGAACGCTGGCGCGTAATAACGGCACTTTTGAGACGGATAAAAATGGGAAAGTGAAATTTCTGCCGTCAAAAGACAGTCCGGATTTTAAACTTGTGATGCATTCAAGAAATGGATTACTTCCCGCTGTTCGTTTTCACCTGGAAGACCCGCTCGTCTCTAATGATTCGTTGTTAAGTCCGGAGGAAATCGAGAAAAACAAAGCTGAAAACGACGGTTTTCTTTCGCTTGATTTTGTGTTTGAAAAGGAATTCAAGGATTTGTTTAAAGACAAAGATCCAAAGTTCTATGCAAGCATAAAGGATCTGAGCATGGAAGAATTTGTAGATTCAATGATGAGCCGTCGGGAAAGTGCGGAGCCTTTTTCACTTTTCAAAAAAGAGTATGAAGAAGCCGAAAAATCAATAAAAAGAAAAGAATCGATCTACTGGAAAGAGGTGCTCGCCATTCTTAGTTTTGCAATGAATTACCCTGCAAAATATTTGTCGGCCGAAGATATGCAAAGGCTGCAAAAAATATTAATGCCTTTAATTTCAGTGGTGATCGCTTTTGTTCCGCAGAGTTCCTGTGAAGAATTGCTTGCTTTGCATGATGCCGGAAAGTTGGAAATAATTTCGGTAGGAGAGACAGGAGAGGCAGAACCTGAAAAAATCAAAGGCGGTATTACTTATCACTATACCGATGAAAACGGAAAAGAACAATCCAATTACTTTGAGACTTTCGTGGATTGCGTTGGCCAGCCGCATTTGAACTATGAAGCTTTCCCATTTGGCGGATTACTGGAAAATAAAGCCATAAGCCCCGCACGGATTAAATTCAGGTCACCTGAAAAAGCCAAAGATGCCCTTACTTCGGGAAATAAAAATATCGAAAAGTCGGGTAATGACTATTATCTGAAAGTGCCTGGAATTACAATCAATGATAATTTTCAGATCGTTGATGCGAAGGGAAAGGAAAATGACCGAATTTATATTATGGCCGTACCTTACATCGGTGGGTATAATCCCGATTATTCAGGGCTGGATTTTTGCGAGCAGGCCTCGTCCAATATTGTGGATACAATACTTGATGTATAA
- a CDS encoding NAD(P)/FAD-dependent oxidoreductase — translation MKNPVIQIVILGGGHVAVNAYKSFARRMSSELSNGTVNITVVCPETDHTFHGWTNETLTGILQAENQLSPLSEIMPLATHLKARAEIVDSARQIVTVKYESGLLQHLDYDHLLLAFGFFDSENIDGLADFGYQVKSRDAFYRTRIQIYNQVKVAGHSSEAKARQLLNFIVAGGGFTGVELAANLAEYVGFLKKSYPSLDHIKANITLVDNEQQLLPALHGSEKLRTYTEEVLKTQGVKVIPNSRIVRINPEGVYLDDHSFLQSTMVITATGQTRIRLKGTESMQRDISGRIFTNEYLQIIGHDNIWGGGDACHVNRTSTQDACPSNALWAIKHGTHAGKNLARALLGNRLKPFSNTSSEVASLGIGKGIGKFFGMQFTGMSAWLLRLLIFHYFMPSKKVMFRAFSDWTYLLFSGQRKGIQEIQQASHAPLNTIKTRSKPAEKIFTSIY, via the coding sequence ATGAAAAATCCCGTTATACAAATCGTAATTCTTGGCGGTGGACATGTTGCTGTCAATGCCTACAAATCTTTTGCAAGGCGCATGAGCAGCGAACTGTCGAACGGAACGGTCAATATTACTGTCGTTTGCCCGGAGACGGACCATACATTTCACGGTTGGACAAATGAAACACTAACCGGCATTTTACAGGCTGAAAATCAGCTTAGTCCTTTGTCTGAAATCATGCCACTGGCTACACATCTGAAAGCCCGGGCGGAAATAGTAGATTCAGCCAGACAAATTGTAACTGTCAAATATGAAAGCGGACTTCTTCAGCATCTCGATTACGATCATTTGCTTTTGGCTTTCGGATTTTTTGATAGTGAAAATATCGACGGGCTGGCGGATTTTGGTTATCAGGTAAAGTCTCGTGATGCTTTTTACAGAACCAGAATTCAGATTTATAATCAGGTTAAAGTTGCAGGACACAGTTCGGAAGCCAAAGCCCGGCAGCTTTTGAATTTCATCGTAGCAGGTGGAGGATTTACTGGTGTTGAACTGGCTGCCAACCTGGCGGAATACGTTGGCTTTTTAAAAAAATCTTATCCTTCTCTGGATCATATTAAAGCCAATATTACCCTAGTTGACAACGAACAACAACTTTTGCCGGCTCTGCATGGAAGTGAAAAATTAAGAACTTATACCGAAGAAGTCCTGAAAACGCAAGGTGTGAAAGTGATACCAAATAGCCGAATTGTCCGTATCAATCCAGAAGGAGTATATCTGGATGATCACTCTTTTTTGCAAAGCACAATGGTAATCACGGCTACCGGTCAAACCAGAATTCGCTTGAAAGGAACCGAATCCATGCAACGTGATATTTCCGGACGGATTTTTACCAATGAATATCTTCAAATAATCGGTCACGACAATATTTGGGGTGGCGGTGATGCCTGCCATGTTAACCGGACTTCAACCCAGGATGCTTGTCCCTCAAATGCGCTTTGGGCCATTAAACATGGAACACATGCAGGTAAAAACCTAGCCAGAGCTCTTCTTGGAAACCGGTTAAAACCATTCTCAAATACGTCTAGCGAAGTGGCAAGTCTGGGAATCGGAAAAGGAATTGGAAAGTTCTTCGGAATGCAATTTACCGGAATGAGCGCCTGGCTTCTGAGATTGCTAATTTTCCATTACTTCATGCCATCCAAAAAGGTAATGTTCCGCGCTTTTTCAGACTGGACATATCTTCTTTTTAGCGGCCAAAGAAAAGGAATCCAGGAAATACAGCAAGCAAGTCATGCACCACTCAATACCATAAAAACCAGGTCAAAGCCGGCGGAAAAAATATTTACTTCTATATATTAA
- a CDS encoding response regulator, translated as MKLNLENRIQILIVEDEAVLAMYVSDLLEAQGYAVVDVADNGREALSVYKDNRVDLLLCDINLKGDWDGIETAQQIIAFKPVPVIYLTAFSDKQTIERAKETFPAAYLTKPVRPENLNIAVDLALHNFAQGKLAVKNAEHKKPEPADKETAGKESILLINDQVFIKHNYQFVRISLDDILLLEADNTHTNILVKGQKYALRLTLGNTQQRLGFDALVRVHRSFVVNVRKITGFNDREIFIDSFTVPLGAQYKDDFMKQFRVR; from the coding sequence ATGAAACTCAACTTGGAAAACCGGATACAAATTTTGATTGTGGAGGACGAGGCGGTACTTGCTATGTATGTTAGTGATCTTCTTGAAGCTCAGGGATATGCCGTCGTGGATGTGGCGGATAATGGGCGAGAAGCCTTATCAGTTTATAAAGATAACCGGGTTGATCTGCTGCTTTGTGATATTAATTTGAAAGGAGACTGGGATGGAATTGAAACGGCGCAGCAAATCATTGCATTTAAACCGGTTCCTGTTATTTACTTGACTGCTTTTTCTGATAAACAAACTATTGAAAGGGCAAAAGAAACATTCCCGGCTGCTTACCTGACCAAACCGGTGAGACCGGAAAATCTGAACATAGCCGTAGATCTTGCGCTTCATAATTTTGCGCAGGGCAAACTTGCGGTAAAAAACGCAGAGCATAAAAAACCGGAACCGGCTGATAAGGAAACAGCTGGCAAGGAATCTATTTTACTGATCAATGATCAGGTTTTTATCAAACATAATTACCAGTTTGTTCGTATCAGTCTTGATGATATTTTGCTGCTTGAAGCTGATAATACCCATACCAATATTTTGGTTAAAGGACAAAAATACGCCTTGCGCCTGACGCTTGGAAATACCCAGCAACGTTTGGGATTTGATGCCCTGGTTCGCGTGCACAGGTCCTTTGTTGTCAATGTCAGGAAGATAACCGGCTTTAATGACCGTGAAATTTTTATTGATTCCTTCACGGTTCCGTTGGGAGCGCAATACAAAGATGATTTTATGAAGCAGTTTCGTGTCCGTTAA
- a CDS encoding tetratricopeptide repeat-containing sensor histidine kinase, with protein sequence MTSLENRFKGLPDSTRFEEIRNYSDSLVDQRKYSDALSATTYLMQIARKIPDRSFTGRAYMASAYMERSQNRPNAAITQYQKAYEEFIAAGNFRRQVRVLQMIDGIYLDLNELKTAEYYCKRALEVIDKNNLQPLKAGIYTDLATIEDIRKNYDKALQYNADAIRISKENKLTYLETLLNRCIILKNAGQYQKSADTYLECLKEARAQKESLVEGIVYVNLPNTLLALNRIDEAETNINKALNWAKSTQAGYNVMVSIYETVTMINEKKGDYKQALLSQKKWYAYRDSLFNEEKSRQLIETETQFQTREKQQQIQQLDEDNTNKKKQLWWLASGVSLLLILLAVELFQYRKIQSVNRKLNQTNLTLGKANKQISIQSDQLKQLMQELHHRVKNNLAIISSLLYLQANRLDDKKAVQAVLDGQQRVEAMSLIHQQLYQTDNVTRVGMQEYIGDLVKGLMQSFHYQEKLDLNLDIEDISLDVELAVPLGLIINELVTNVFKHAFKEVAQPELSIRLWQTDYLFLEVKDNGPGVDAESWKKSGQTFGKRLVISLAKQAGGTLQVSSDHGARFLLTLPAVSNILPDFLTIDKN encoded by the coding sequence ATGACTTCGCTGGAAAACCGGTTCAAAGGATTGCCTGATTCTACACGTTTTGAAGAGATACGCAATTACAGCGATTCACTGGTAGATCAGCGAAAATATTCCGATGCGCTTTCAGCAACAACGTATCTGATGCAGATTGCAAGGAAAATTCCGGACAGATCTTTCACCGGCCGGGCATATATGGCTTCGGCTTATATGGAGAGAAGTCAGAACAGGCCCAACGCAGCGATAACGCAATATCAAAAGGCATATGAAGAATTTATAGCAGCCGGAAATTTCCGCAGGCAAGTCCGTGTACTGCAAATGATCGATGGAATTTACCTTGATTTAAATGAGTTAAAAACGGCTGAATATTATTGCAAAAGAGCTTTGGAAGTCATTGACAAAAATAACCTGCAACCTTTAAAAGCGGGCATTTATACAGATCTGGCGACCATTGAAGATATCCGAAAAAATTATGACAAGGCGCTTCAATATAATGCCGACGCAATTCGTATTTCAAAGGAAAATAAACTGACCTACCTTGAAACATTGCTAAACCGGTGTATAATCCTCAAAAATGCCGGGCAATATCAAAAATCGGCAGATACCTATCTGGAATGTTTGAAAGAAGCCAGAGCGCAAAAAGAAAGTTTGGTGGAAGGAATTGTTTATGTGAATCTTCCCAATACGCTTCTGGCCCTGAACAGGATTGACGAGGCCGAAACCAATATAAACAAGGCACTTAACTGGGCGAAAAGCACACAGGCGGGATATAATGTCATGGTTAGCATTTATGAAACAGTTACCATGATCAATGAAAAAAAAGGGGATTACAAGCAGGCATTGCTTTCCCAAAAAAAGTGGTATGCATACCGCGACAGTCTTTTCAATGAAGAAAAAAGCCGGCAGCTTATTGAAACCGAAACCCAGTTTCAAACAAGGGAAAAACAGCAGCAGATTCAGCAGCTTGATGAAGATAATACCAATAAGAAAAAGCAGCTCTGGTGGCTCGCTTCCGGCGTTTCCTTGCTATTAATTTTGCTGGCTGTGGAGCTTTTTCAATACCGCAAAATCCAAAGTGTTAACAGAAAACTAAATCAAACCAATCTTACGCTGGGGAAAGCAAATAAGCAGATCAGTATTCAGTCGGACCAGCTCAAACAGCTTATGCAGGAACTTCATCACCGGGTTAAGAATAACCTGGCTATTATTTCAAGTCTGCTTTATTTGCAGGCCAATCGCCTGGATGATAAGAAAGCGGTGCAGGCAGTTTTGGATGGTCAGCAACGCGTGGAAGCCATGTCACTCATTCACCAGCAGCTTTATCAAACCGATAATGTAACACGTGTGGGAATGCAGGAATATATTGGAGATTTGGTTAAAGGCCTGATGCAATCTTTTCATTACCAGGAAAAACTGGATTTGAATCTGGATATTGAAGACATTTCACTGGATGTGGAGCTGGCCGTTCCGCTTGGTTTAATTATTAATGAGCTGGTTACCAACGTTTTCAAACATGCTTTTAAAGAAGTTGCGCAGCCGGAATTATCGATTCGTTTATGGCAAACGGATTATTTATTCCTTGAAGTGAAAGATAACGGACCCGGCGTGGATGCTGAATCATGGAAAAAAAGCGGACAGACTTTTGGAAAAAGGCTGGTGATTTCACTTGCCAAACAAGCCGGCGGAACGTTGCAGGTAAGTTCGGATCATGGCGCAAGGTTTTTGCTGACACTTCCCGCAGTTTCCAATATTCTGCCAGATTTTCTGACGATCGACAAAAATTGA